A single window of Eucalyptus grandis isolate ANBG69807.140 chromosome 1, ASM1654582v1, whole genome shotgun sequence DNA harbors:
- the LOC120287213 gene encoding uncharacterized protein LOC120287213: protein MFAESLADAEKAIHLDPSMHMAYFRKGKACYQLEDYQTAKAALEFGSCQVPGNAIFMKWIKQCDELIADACQMEITRTRSETPSDPSSKQQRENREKLGADEFPHQENLADPPTTADLKTQALKAIISRDFKLSSLLSCSLHKLCPLALIKLNYLSGALVPIFGMFSESLADAERAVGLDWSMHMAYFHKGLVFELAVG, encoded by the exons ATGTTCGCCG AGTCTCTCGCTGATGCAGAGAAGGCAATTCATTTAGACCCATCAATGCATATGGCATACTTTCGCAAGGG CAAAGCTTGTTATCAGCTCGAAGACTATCAGACTGCCAAAGCAGCATTGGAATTTGGTTCTTGTCAGGTACCGGGGAATGCAATATTCATGAAGTGGATCAAACAGTGTGATGAGCTTATTGCAG ATGCATGCCAAATGGAAATCACAAGAACTAGATCTGAGACACCCTCAGATCCATCATCAAAACAGCAAAGG GAAAATAGAGAGAAGTTGGGTGCGGATGAATTTCCGCACCAAGAAAATTTGGCAGATCCTCCTACCACGGCAGATCTGAAAACCCAAGCGCTCAAAGCAATCATATCGCGAGACTTCAAGCTTTCAAGCTTGCTGTCATGCTCTTTACACAAGTTATGTCCACTAGCCCTAATAAAGCTGAACTATTTGTCGGGCGCTCTCGTGCCCATTTTTGGCATGTTTTCCG AGTCTCTCGCTGATGCAGAGAGGGCAGTTGGTTTGGACTGGTCAATGCATATGGCATACTTTCACAAGGGGTTAGTTTTCGAACTTGCAGTTGGATGA
- the LOC104414843 gene encoding uncharacterized protein LOC104414843, with protein sequence MGEKKIGDTDCFVLKLSADQADLSDRSDSTAETIKHVAFGYFSQKNGLLVHLEDSYLTRIQSPGTRPMYWETSMATQIRDYREVDGVMIAHSGQSSAIITRFGDGRLRAGPEITRLEETWIIDDFAFNVPGLSVDSFIPPKDVRKDHFPLDDDWKSALD encoded by the coding sequence ATGGGAGAGAAGAAGATCGGGGATACGGATTGCTTCGTCCTCAAACTGTCTGCAGATCAGGCAGACTTATCCGACCGGAGCGACAGCACAGCGGAGACGATCAAGCACGTCGCTTTCGGGTACTTCAGCCAAAAGAATGGACTCTTGGTGCACTTGGAGGACTCTTATTTGACAAGGATACAATCCCCCGGGACACGCCCCATGTACTGGGAGACCTCGATGGCCACTCAGATCCGGGACTACCGTGAAGTGGATGGCGTTATGATCGCTCACTCCGGCCAATCGAGTGCGATCATCACACGATTTGGAGATGGTCGTCTACGGGCAGGCCCGGAAATCACTCGGTTGGAAGAAACGTGGATCATCGATGATTTCGCATTCAATGTGCCTGGTCTGTCTGTGGACAGCTTCATTCCACCAAAGGATGTGAGGAAGGACCATTTTCCAttagatgatgattggaaatcgGCATTAGACTGA
- the LOC120294877 gene encoding serine/arginine-rich SC35-like splicing factor SCL33, with protein ILKLSLLKEIASSSPPRSYSRRRRSPSPRDRSDSRGKDLPTSLLVRNLHRDCRAEDLRGPFGRFGPLKDIYLPRDYYTGAPCGFGFVQYVYPEDAADAKRYMDGEVLLGREMRVIFAEENRKKPSEMRAREGFRGRSYDRRHSPWGYSRSPSYARTYSRDAYYNSPSPRHRRYSRSVSPRGRSYRGRSYSRSPHRSRSRSWSFSRSRSRSLDYSR; from the exons ATTCTCAAGCTCTCTCTTCTAAAGGAAATTGCTTCGTCATCTCCACCGAGGAGTTACAGTAGGAGGCGCCGAAGCCCTAGTCCTAGGGATCGATCTGACAGTCGTGGCAAAGACCTACCTACTAGCCTTCTGGTTCGCAACCTCCATCGTGACTGCAG GGCTGAAGACCTACGTGGTCCATTTGGCCGGTTTGGTCCTCTCAAGGACATTTATTTGCCTCGTGATTACTATACAGG GGCGCCCTGCGGTTTTGGCTTTGTTCAGTATGTGTATCCAGAAGATGCTGCAGATGCTAAACGTTACATGGATGGGGAAGTGCTCCTTGGCCGTGAAATGAGAGTGATTTTTGCTGAGGAAAACAGGAAGAAGCCTTCAGAAATGAGAGCGAGAGAAGGCTTCAG GGGTCGTTCGTATGATAGGAGACATTCTCCCTGGGGTTATTCTCGATCTCCATCATATGCACGCACTTACTCACGTGATGCATACTATAATTCACCTTCTCCTAGGCATCGCCGCTACTCAAG GTCAGTATCACCAAGAGGTCGAAGTTACCGAGGTCGATCTTATTCACGTTCACCTCATCGCTCAAGGAGTCGCAGTTGGAGCTTCAGCAGGAGCAGGAGCCGTAGTCTTGATTATTCTAGGTAA
- the LOC104446315 gene encoding protein SGT1 homolog isoform X2, with protein MASDLETIALKAFINYDFERAVQLLTLAISFRPNDAELFAERAEANLSRCYFNEAVADASRAIELDPSMHKAYFPMGDAFYELGKYQNAKEAWELGSSLAPVDARFTDSIKRCDERIAEIYGEILNPPPVKASTQVEPVEGGRESGRIVNEVPNQVTSKLNVKSKYR; from the exons ATGGCGTCGGATCTCGAAACTATCGCGCTGAAAGCATTCATCAACTACGATTTCGAGCGTGCTGTCCAATTATTAACCCTAGCAATTTCATTCAGGCCGAACGACGCCGAGCTATTCGCCGAACGCGCTGAGGCCAACCTGAGTCGCTGCTACTTCAACG AGGCTGTTGCTGATGCAAGCAGAGCAATCGAGTTAGATCCTTCAATGCACAAAGCATACTTCCCCATGGG TGATGCTTTTTATGAGCTTGGAAAGTATCAGAATGCCAAAGAAGCATGGGAATTAGGTTCTTCTCTGGCTCCCGTGGATGCAAGATTCACCGATTCAATCAAAAGGTGTGACGAGCGTATTGCAG AGATATATGGTGAGATACTCAACCCGCCACCTGTAAAGGCCTCAACCCAGGTGGAACCCGTGGAAGGTGGTCGGGAAAGTGGTCGGATTGTGAATGAGGTTCCAAATCAGGTGACCTCAAAGTTGAATGTCAAATCAAAATACAG ATGA
- the LOC104446315 gene encoding protein SGT1 homolog isoform X1, translating into MASDLETIALKAFINYDFERAVQLLTLAISFRPNDAELFAERAEANLSRCYFNEAVADASRAIELDPSMHKAYFPMGDAFYELGKYQNAKEAWELGSSLAPVDARFTDSIKRCDERIAEIYGEILNPPPVKASTQVEPVEGGRESGRIVNEVPNQVTSKLNVKSKYRSLHLLHFMLSTEQYILSFMWAALFLFC; encoded by the exons ATGGCGTCGGATCTCGAAACTATCGCGCTGAAAGCATTCATCAACTACGATTTCGAGCGTGCTGTCCAATTATTAACCCTAGCAATTTCATTCAGGCCGAACGACGCCGAGCTATTCGCCGAACGCGCTGAGGCCAACCTGAGTCGCTGCTACTTCAACG AGGCTGTTGCTGATGCAAGCAGAGCAATCGAGTTAGATCCTTCAATGCACAAAGCATACTTCCCCATGGG TGATGCTTTTTATGAGCTTGGAAAGTATCAGAATGCCAAAGAAGCATGGGAATTAGGTTCTTCTCTGGCTCCCGTGGATGCAAGATTCACCGATTCAATCAAAAGGTGTGACGAGCGTATTGCAG AGATATATGGTGAGATACTCAACCCGCCACCTGTAAAGGCCTCAACCCAGGTGGAACCCGTGGAAGGTGGTCGGGAAAGTGGTCGGATTGTGAATGAGGTTCCAAATCAGGTGACCTCAAAGTTGAATGTCAAATCAAAATACAGGTCGTTGCACCTTCTACACTTTATGCTTAGCACTGAACAATATATATTAAGTTTTATGTGGGCTGcactttttttattctgttag
- the LOC104446304 gene encoding protein SGT1 homolog codes for MYMAYFRKGEACYQLEDYGTAKRALEFGSCQVPENAIFMKWIKQCDELIADACQMEITGSTSETPSDSSSKQQRENRDKLGADEFPQRENLADPSATANLETQALKAFISRDFTLARMLFTRAMSTSPDNAELYAGRSRTHFKLGMFSESLADAERAIGLDSSMHMAYFHMGKACYQLKDYRTAKAAFESGSFRVPGNGRFINLIRRCDERIAGTGCQRPLNPTPKRQRIETDEVEFEKSKENREKLGADAFQENREKLGADAFQENRENLSGGALPPRRARRRRWQGDGSLEKSQHD; via the exons ATGTATATGGCATACTTTCGCAAAGG CGAAGCTTGTTATCAGCTCGAAGACTATGGCACTGCCAAAAGAGCATTGGAATTTGGCTCTTGTCAGGTACCGGAAAATGCAATATTCATGAAGTGGATCAAACAGTGTGACGAGCTTATTGCAG ATGCATGCCAAATGGAAATCACAGGATCTACATCTGAGACACCCTCGGATTCATCATCAAAACAGCAAAGG GAAAATAGAGATAAGTTGGGTGCGGATGAATTTCCGCAACGAGAAAATTTGGCAGATCCTTCTGCCACGGCAAATCTGGAAACCCAAGCGCTCAAAGCGTTCATTTCGCGAGACTTCACGCTTGCTCGCATGCTCTTCACACGAGCTATGTCCACTAGCCCTGATAATGCCGAATTATATGCCGGACGCTCTCGCACCCATTTCAAGCTTGGCATGTTTTCTG AGTCTCTTGCTGATGCAGAGAGGGCAATTGGTTTAGACTCGTCAATGCATATGGCATACTTTCACATGGG CAAGGCGTGTTATCAGCTCAAAGACTATCGGACTGCCAAAGCAGCATTTGAATCAGGTTCTTTTCGGGTTCCCGGAAATGGCCGATTCATTAATTTGATCAGACGGTGTGACGAGCGTATTGCGG GCACTGGATGTCAGAGGCCCCTGAATCCAACACCAAAACGACAGAGGATAGAGACTGATGaagttgaatttgaaaaatcgaag GAGAACAGAGAGAAGTTAGGTGCGGATGCATTTCAGGAGAACAGAGAGAAGTTGGGTGCGGATGCATTTCAGGAGAACAGAGAAAATTTGAGTGGAGGTGCATTGCCGCCAAG GCgtgcacgaagaagaagatggcaaGGAGATGGATCTCTCGAGAAGAGCCAACATGATTAG
- the LOC104446294 gene encoding protein SGT1 homolog, which translates to MEGGREIGQIVDEVPNQATSKLNVKSKYRHQFYQEADKVVVTCNYVGKRTNIDLIDVLYSLALSLTSLVRMLVTFKPAYLERLHQKVANTKSCQAKLKSTLLKLKRAEPLNWTSLYSAVAHKVAVVSGTGCRRPSNPSPKRHRIDSGEVEAEKLGENREKLGADAFQENREKLCADAVLPAVMRRRVSEEGAGLLEKSQHD; encoded by the exons ATGGAAGGTGGCCGGGAAATTGGTCAGATTGTGGATGAGGTTCCCAATCAAGCAACTTCAAAGTTGAATGTCAAATCCAAATACAG GCATCAATTCTACCAGGAGGCAGATAAAGTGGTTGTAACTTGTAACTATGTTGGCAAAAG AACAAACATTGACTTGATTGATGTCCTTTACAGCTTAGCGTTATCATTGACGTCCCTGGTGAGGATGCTTGTCACTTTCAAGCCAGCCTATTTGGAAAG GTTGCACCAGAAAGTTGCGAATACAAAGTCTTGCCAAGCAAAATTGAAGTCCACCTTGCTAAAGCTAAAGAGAGCTGAGCCCTTAAACTGGACTTCTCTTTACAGTGCAGTTGCTCATAAAGTTGCTGTCGTTTCAG GCACTGGATGTCGGAGGCCCTCGAATCCATCACCAAAACGACATAGGATAGACTCTGGTGAAGTTGAAGCTGAAAAATTGGGG GAGAATAGAGAAAAGTTGGGTGCAGATGCATTTCAGGAGAACAGAGAAAAGTTGTGTGCAGATGCAGTTCTGCCTGCTGTTATGCGAAG GCGCGTCTCCGAAGAAGGAGCTGGACTTCTCGAGAAAAGCCAACATGATTAG